aataatggtaatgataatgagaataaaatctaaacggatgaaagtaaatagtcgaatatttgaaattgaaaaataaattaggaagtcaaatttttgaagaattgaattttaatgattagaatttttaaaagaattaaatgaataaatgtggaataatggtaatgataacaagaataatatttaaacggatgaaagtaaatagtcgaatattcgaatttgaaaaataaattaggaagtcagatttttgaagaattgaattttaatgattagaaattttaaaagaattaaatgaataaatacgAAATAATGGTAATGATAACGAGAATAAAATCTAAATGGATGAAAGTAAATAGtcgaatatttaaaattgaaaaataaattaggaagtcAAATTTTTgtagaattgaattttaatgattagaatttttaaaagaattaaatgaataaatacgGAATTATGATAatgataacaagaataatatctaaacggatgaaagtaaatattcgaatatttgaaattgaaaaataaattaagaagtcaaatttttgaagaattgaattttaatgattagaaTTTTGTAAgagaattaaatgaataaatacggaataatgataatgataacaagaataatatctaAACGATGAAAGTAAATAGTAGAATATtcgaatttgaaaaataaattaggaagtcagatttttgaagaattaaatgaataaatacgAAATAATGGTAATGATAACGAGAATAAAATCTAAACGGATGAAAGTAAATAGtcgaatatttaaaattgaaaataattagaatttttaaaagaattaaatgaataaatacggaataatgataatgataacaagaataatatctaaacggatgaaagtaaatattcgaatatttgaaattgaaaaataaattaggaagtcaaatttttgaagaattgaattttaatgattagaattttgtaaaagaattaaatgaataaatacggaataatgataatgataacaagaataatatataaacggatgaaagtaaatagtcgaatatttgaaattaaaaaataaattaggaactcaaatttttgaagaattgaattttaattattagaatttttaaaagatataaatgaataaatgcgGAATAATGGTAAttataacaagaataatatctaaccggatgaaagtaaataatcgaatatttgaaattgaaaaataaatgaggaagtcagatttttgaagaattgaattttaatgattagaatttttaaaagaattaaatgaataaatgcggaataatggtaatgataacaagaataatatataaacgGATGAAAGTAAATAGTCGAATTTATGAAAGTAAATAGTCGAATATtcgaaattgaaaaataaattagaaagtcaaatttttgaagaattgaattttaatgattagaatttttaaaagatataaatgaataaatgcagaataatggtaataataacaagaataatatctaAATGGATGAAAGTAAAAAGTcgaatatatatttgaaattgaaaaataaattaggaagtcaaatttttaaagaattgaattttaattattagaatttttaaaagatataaatgaataaatgcggaataatggtaatgataacaagaataatatctaaccggatgaaagtaaatagttgaatatttgaatttgaaaaataaattaggaagtcaaatttttgaagaattgaattttaataattagaaattttaaaagaattaaatgaataaatgcgcaataatggtaatgataacaagaataatatctaACCGGACGAAAGTAAATAGtcgaatatttgaaattgaaaaataaattaggaaatcaaattttggaagaattgaattttaatgattagaatttttaaaagaattaaatgaataaatgcgGAAAAATGGTACtgataacaagaataatatctaaacggatgaaagtaaatagtcaaatatttgaaattgaaaaataaattaggaattcaaattttggaagaagtgaattttaatgattagaatttttaaaataattaaatgaatgaatGCGGAATAATGGTAatgataacaagaataatatataaacgGATGAAAGTAAATAGTCGAATATtcgaaatttaaaaataaatgaggaAATCAGATTTtggaagaattgaattttaatgattagaatttttaaaagagttaaatgaataaatgcggaataatggtaatgataacaagaataatatataaacgGATGAAAGTAAATAGTCGAATATtcgaaattgaaaaataaatgaggAAGTCAGATTTtggaagaattgaattttaatgattagaatttttaaaagaattaaatgatTAAATGCGGAATAATGGTAatgataacaagaataatatctaaacggatgaaagtaaatagtcgaatatttgaatttgaaaaataaattaggaagtcagattttttaggaattgaattttaatgattagaatttttaaaagaattaaatgaataaatacggaataatgataatgatagtaagaataatatctaaacggatgaaagtaaatagtcgaatatttgaaattgaaaaataaattaggaagtcaaatttttgaagaattgaattttaatgattagactttttaaaagaattaaatgaataaatatggataatgataatgataacaagaataatatctaaacggatgaaagtaaatagtgaaattttttagactgaatattaaattaggaagtcagatttttgaataaatgaactttaatgattttattttttaaaagaaataattaaagaaacatggaataataataataataataataataataataataataataataaaatatttaaacagatgaaagtgaatagtgaatagtgaaattttttagagTGAAAATTTGAAGAGGTATTTAGAGAtgtgattttaaataaatgaaagagtgaataaataaataaatggaataataaaaataacaataattggaTAATAATTACGAAGATAGGAATttcggaattttgaaattttgaaacattgactttaagaatttgaatattggaaaattacatttaaaatcaaaacctttttaaattatcacgagaattgaattttgaaagagtaaaacttgaaaaataataataagcgaatgaatagataaataaatgagcaaataaataaacaatattgGAGTTTGGGAAAATTGAATATCAAGAATTCGAGTTATACGAACtgaatttagatttaaaattgagGAGGTTATTTCGGAAATGctacataaatataaatatgtttttgagaacaaatgaATGGATCAGTAAATCTAGGACTTTGaaattttaagggattttataAGGGTCATTTGAGAACGTGAAACAAAGGAAAGGAGAATGACTAAAAtaacataaacaaagaaaaataaaactcttagtGCTGGGAGTTAGGAAAtgaggcaatgatggccactgcATGCGCCTTGGAGGGTGGCTGGTGCGGACTAGGACTCGACGTCGCAACCCTCCACAGCGAGAGGATCGTCCTCACAGCTGCTGCCGCCGCCGCTGACGGCGGTGAGGAGACCACCCACGGAGATGATAGAGTCGGCACGCCATGCACGCGGGGAGTCAGGCGTGTCATCACTTGCTGTCTTTCCCGGTGAGAGTCTGATTCCGattagaaatttgaaagaaactGACCACACACCCCATCTGCTCCTCTATCTGCCTCTCCAGAAATTTTCAAAGTCCGCATTAATTCTGAGAATCTGGTCCTTATCCGACGAGAGCTCCTTCGATAAGGCTGCCACTCTTTTTTTAAGATCAATATTCGCATCCTTAATGGATCTAATAAAAGCTTCTAACTCAGCTGCTTTAAATTCATCATTGCTCGTTTAAAACTTCTTTGTATGGAGCCACCAAGTCTTCTCCCCTTTTCACTAGCTCAGGTACCAAGTTCCGTCAACATCCAAGAACCAATCTCCAGCATTATCAACGAATGATGCACATAATGCAACGCATCCAAAGTACCGACAGAGAACAGAGGACAGCAACcaagaaaaacagagtatgGAGGATGAAACCAAGATGAACCGGTGAAGGCCACATTTTGCGTTTTTGGTTCCCTAGCTTAGAAGTAGATATGAACTAAGTGCATCCCatggaaatgaaaacaaaaacaaaactccCACATCATGATAATGAAGCTAAAACAGAGCCGTGTTGCTCTCAAGTCACcccaaagaaaatgaaggagataACAACAATAAACCAAACAGAAACCATGGAACTAAACCCCTAATCAAGCAGTTCACATCAAATaccaagaaaagagaaagagactACTTGCCGacgaaaagaaataaaagatccATGACGGTCATACCTAGGCTTCTCAAAGCTTGGTCAGTTTCTCACGCTTTTTGTTACTCCAAAAACGGGAAGACTCCAGCTCCCTTCCTCTCCCTATTCTCCGATCCCCTTTCCCCCTGTTCCTCCCTCTTTCTCTTGCTTCTATCTTTCGCAGCAAGCCATTACCAGCTCTCCTATTCCTCCCCTCAGCAAGCATGGCATCTTCAACCACCAGCATGGTCGCCCCTACCTCTTGCCGTGTCCACGCGTCCAATGCAACTCCTTCCTGGCAGAAAAGGGGTCCCCCTCCtcacttcaaaaaaaatctCCCGGGTGGTCCCCCCAACCCAAATGGAAAAACCCCTGGTAAGGGTCTACAATACCACAATGATTAAAATCACCTAAATAGAGTAATTCAAACTTCCCAACTCCTAGGAGATCTAAGTCTAGGAAATGGAGTAATCCAAAATTCCTAACAATACACTACaatctcaaatggattgcctaaattCATAAACCAGttgttaaaaaattatctatttgCTATGAACTCATAACTTGGATCTTTTGTATAATTCTTAACGCAttcaagtcatatacaatgtaagagatgtCTTAGGCCAAAAtgttcattaaaatataatatatggaATGAAGAAtgttcattaaaatataatatatggaataaagatatataaaaaataaaagtataataaaaagaaattaaaatattattaaataaataataaattttgaatttgttacAATATGTCAGCATTTTTAAAAGCACTATTTTAACATGGATGATATAGGAGAGTTTTGTCATTCATACACTCCGCTCGTTTAATATTGGGTGCAAATAATTCACATTGGCAAGAAGTAATTTTGTTCATTAAACCTAGCATTGAGGCCACGAGGGCATTTGCATGAGCAACATGGAGCTAATTGATCTCAAGGCAACATTATTCATTATAAATGAATGACACTTTAATTTAAGCCTAGAATTGACAATGTagtttattcattttaattaactaaatccacaagcacagtgagaaatgcttaaaaaaattttgaagtgcATCCAAAATCAATAGGTCTCTGAAACCAAACCCATTGATCTTGTTGGTTAAGGGGCAACGTTGCCAACCTTCATTAGGGCGTTGAAGTTATGAGGGAGGACGTGATTTGGTGGACGCATTGACGATAAGAAATGGACAATAAATGAGAACACATTCCAGACTCTTGACACTATAAACTTTTCAATCAGATCCTTGGGATGGGACAATTGCGATCAAGTTGACTCCATATTTGATAGAAAAATGAATTGGTCAAAGTAACGAAGTCAAAACCCAATCTAATGCAAATAGTACTGAGGGCAGTTGGGTGACATAAATTCATTGTCTGCCCAATTACAGACGGACTCATTTAATCATGCAGCGGAGACAGTTGGGTGGTCTATGGTGGACCTCTAGGCTGTGTGAAGCAACCACTTTATATATGTTAAGAGCTTCATTGCACCCAAGCTCACTCACCTACTCTTTTCTaattgtattgttttttttttttttttatttgagctGCAATGAGAGTTGTTGGTCCCTGTGCTGTGATTTTCCTCCTGTTGGTTGTTTTTCTGGTGAATGATTTTGTTGTTGCAGAGGTTAATGGAGTGGAAGAAGACAAGCACTTTTTGGGGCGGCATCCTTTTGGAGGAGGACTTGGGCATGGGATTTACAGAAAGGGGTTTAGACATGGGCGTTTTGGTAGAGGTGGTGGATTAGGAGGTGGCTTTGGTGGTGGTGCAGGTGGTGGTGCGGGTGGTGGGTTCGGTGGTGGTGCAGGTGGTGGTGCGGGCGGTGGGTTCGGTGGTGGTGCGGGTGGTGGTGCTGGACTTGGTGGGAATGCAGGTGGTGGGTTCGGCGGCGGGTTTGGCGGTGGTGCAGGTGGTGGTCTAGGAGGCCATCATGGTGGGGGGCTTGGTGGAGGAGTTGGTGGCGGTGCAGGTGGCGGTTTGGGTGGTGGTGCAGGTGGTGGAGTTGGTGGTGGTCTGGGAGGCCATCATGGCGGTGGCCTTGGTGGCGGAGGTGGATTTGgcggaggaggaggaggtgggCTTGGAGGTGGCGGTGGAGCCGGTGGTGGATTCGGTGGTGGAGCTGGTGGTGGTCTGGGAGGCCATCATGGCGGTGGCCTTGGTGGCGGAGGTGGATTTGgcggaggaggaggaggtgggCTTGGAGGTGGCGGTGGAGCCGGTGGTGGAGCTGGTGGTGGTCTGGGAGGCCATCATGGCGGTGGCCTTGGTGGCGGAGGTGGATTTGgcggaggaggaggaggtgggCTTGGAGGCGGCGGTGGAGCCGGTGGCGGATTCGGTGCTGGTGGTGGAGCTGGTGCTGGGGGTGGGCTAGGAGGGGGAGCCGGAGGAGGAGGCGGGTTCGGCGGAGGCGGCGGTGGAGGCGTGGGAGGTGGTGCGGGAAAAGGTTTTGGTGGCGGGGTAGGTGGTGGTGGCGGTGCCGGAAGCGGAGGTGGATTCGGCGGAGGCGGTGGTTTTGGTGGTGGAGGAGGCGTGGGGGGAGGATTCGGAGCCGGTGGTGGATTCGGAGCTGGTGGAGGCGCAGGCGGTGGTGGTGGACTTGGTGGAGGCGGTGGTGGGGGTTTTGGCGGAGGTGGGGGCGGTGGAGTTGGTGGGGGCGCCGGGTTTGGTGGGGGAGCGGGGTTCGGTGGCGGAGGAGGTCACTAGAACACATTTCACCTGTGTCTGCAACACCAAAAGTGATCTCCATTTGCTAGGCAATAAAACCATAAAAGCAGAGAGGGAAGTTTGATTCCTTTGTTAATAGTTAAATCAATGCTTGGTATTAATTAATTGGTACAAAATGCTGTTCACATAGACAGAGATACAGGGTTCCCTTGTTAATGAATCAACAAGCTTGGAAACCTGGCAACCTACATGTATCTCACGACCAATCAAGATTTCACGTCTTTAGCCCTTTTTCATTGACTTGCATCATAGCCCAAGCATTTTTTGATCCaccttttattaatattattattatttaaacagaaacttctctatatataaagaaaaaagggaaattattgtacaaaaactataaaaattatcttatatatttcaaaattatttttttttaaatttaaaattaaaggtaaaatttatattttaaaaaaatttaaattataggtaaattttttttagtagttTAATTGACCTTTTTTTGTTCAACTTTTAAAAAGCATTAGATTTTCCGTCTCAATTTCccaaaattcttatattttatataagatactATTCTTATATCTTAATGATCCATGATAGTATGTAATTTTTCTCGAAATCATTTATTGCTTATAATCTTGATTAATACatattagttaaaatatttatttaaatctttagttttgattctGGATAATTCATTCATGactgtatataatttttctcaaaatcatttgttatttattattttgga
This region of Vitis vinifera cultivar Pinot Noir 40024 chromosome 5, ASM3070453v1 genomic DNA includes:
- the LOC104879349 gene encoding glycine-rich cell wall structural protein: MRVVGPCAVIFLLLVVFLVNDFVVAEVNGVEEDKHFLGRHPFGGGLGHGIYRKGFRHGRFGRGGGLGGGFGGGAGGGAGGGFGGGAGGGAGGGFGGGAGGGAGLGGNAGGGFGGGFGGGAGGGLGGHHGGGLGGGVGGGAGGGLGGGAGGGVGGGLGGHHGGGLGGGGGFGGGGGGGLGGGGGAGGGFGGGAGGGLGGHHGGGLGGGGGFGGGGGGGLGGGGGAGGGAGGGLGGHHGGGLGGGGGFGGGGGGGLGGGGGAGGGFGAGGGAGAGGGLGGGAGGGGGFGGGGGGGVGGGAGKGFGGGVGGGGGAGSGGGFGGGGGFGGGGGVGGGFGAGGGFGAGGGAGGGGGLGGGGGGGFGGGGGGGVGGGAGFGGGAGFGGGGGH